A single region of the Anopheles funestus chromosome X, idAnoFuneDA-416_04, whole genome shotgun sequence genome encodes:
- the LOC125761588 gene encoding ataxin-1-like: protein MLSAVENLGSAGPGRVPYSRHHAHQPQHQHPAQHHGYHPLHTILSPASIGQLQLPPMLGAQTSLPHTMPSVGNEFVRPYPKQRYEENRGFGIPSALTVEQRLKYGDPPPASAPGTNMPAHTQTGPVNLAVSNGGSAGGGGGGAGGGVEEYGGSIAYTQCHQTTNPSTQSETGGSKYSPGALQPATYQQKFQQEQHQQMLDFLGAQQQPAGNRMVCFPAMGSLDVFGGYPPLNYDMYPYRRVHGRSSYVPPPNHRPLETRYNSGAAAFLPPRAPPPSSADTGTSRLPKAAAAPIAIKSKMWHLPLSSPPAPPTPSSLAGSHHAGRDIALPTASNSAITPTDTLVASYRALKSAHLQHPYPRMWAPDPLQSPQANASYLNELHAMAGHEEDKGGPQYPLITHSHIPTLQDTYMAAIQQQHQHRPKYGSLPSTSTDTTSTTSLMQQEFKVPLGMEGPHKPRIGNVRGSDPQLTIGTGPSYTLGTFDVSTGSRRSNIEIEPHELPEDSAAHHQILHTTVLKPKMFLRGSLISFRNGVRKPVEQVRLEDFLRTAAISPDVRLTEAQTRRITPRYSSSPGDSPKRILVRFTYDQQQRHGALETTIDYPFFVTTKGWTSYSPERTFNSYGLECAPMEVGDVFIVLVPRHLSHESVHQEETSQTATEIPSDHFSTQPNVQAENKLQIVNVLSMQSNAEQNSPTEEPVYHHQHRQQHTSQLLSAADEQQREANDSPTITVDDQPPITRDWLAANCSSASKAFGAGKRRPDGQRRANAKRKLTDMQSQEMFRPGMPDGTSSTVRKRRTSACIESVD, encoded by the exons ATGCTATCGGCGGTGGAAAATTTAGGTTCTGCGGGACCGGGCCGTGTGCCGTACTCTCGCCACCATGCGCACCAACCGCAACATCAGCATCCGGCACAGCATCACGGTTATCATCCGCTGCACACGATACTGTCACCAGCGTCCATCGGGCAGCTGCAGCTGCCACCGATGCTCGGCGCCCAAACCTCACTGCCCCACACAATGCCATCGGTCGGCAACGAGTTTGTTCGGCCCTATCCCAAACAACG GTATGAAGAAAATCGTGGTTTCGGTATACCGTCCGCGTTAACAGTGGAGCAACGTCTAAAGTATGGTGATCCACCACCAGCTTCTGCTCCTGGTACAAATATGCCAGCACACACGCAAACGGGCCCAGTTAATCTGGCCGTCAGCAATGGTGGAAGTGCTggcggaggaggaggaggagcagGAGGAGGTGTCGAGGAGTACGGTGGTTCCATCGCTTACACACAATGCCATCAAACGACCAATCCATCGACTCAATCGGAAACAGGCGGTTCGAAATATTCGCCCGGTGCACTACAGCCGGCTACTTATCAGCAAAAGTTTCAACAGGaacagcatcaacaaatgCTAGACTTTCTTGGTGCGCAGCAACAACCGGCCGGCAATCGGATGGTTTGCTTTCCGGCGATGGGTTCGCTGGATGTGTTCGGTGGTTATCCACCGCTAAATTACGATATGTATCCGTACAG ACGTGTTCATGGACGTTCATCGTACGTACCACCACCAAATCATCGACCATTGGAAACGCGGTATAATAGTGGGGCTGCCGCCTTTCTACCACCGCGTGCACCGCCACCATCGTCAGCGGACACGGGTACCAGTCGGTTGCCGAAAGCGGCCGCCGCACCAATTGCGATCAAGTCGAAAATGTGGCATTTACCATTATCGTCTCCACctgcaccaccaacaccatcatcgCTTGCCGGATCGCACCATGCTGGGCGAGATATTGCATTGCCGACAGCATCCAACAGTGCGATCACACCTACGGATACGCTCGTTGCATCGTACCGGGCACTCAAATCGGCACATCTGCAACATCCCTACCCTAGAATGTGGGCACCCGATCCACTACAGTCACCGCAGGCTAATGCCAGCTATCTCAATGAACTACACGCTATGGCGGGTCATGAAGAAGATAAAGGTGGACCACAGTATCCACTGATAACGCACAGTCACATACCGACGCTTCAGGATACGTACATGGCCGccatacagcagcagcaccagcatcgTCCAAAGTACGGTTCCCTGCCGTCTACTAGCACGGACACTACGTCCACAACCAGCCTAATGCAGCAGGAGTTTAAGGTACCGCTCGGTATGGAAGGTCCGCACAAACCACGTATTGGCAATGTACGAGGATCCGATCCGCAGCTAACGATTGGGACGGGCCCGTCATACACACTCGGGACATTCGATGTCTCTACGGGCAGCCGTCGAAGCAACATTGAGATCGAACCGCACGAGCTACCGGAGGATAGTGCCGCTCATCATCA AATTTTGCACACGACCGTACTGAAGCCGAAAATGTTTCTACGTGGTTCGTTGATTTCGTTCCGAAACGGTGTAAGGAAACCAGTCGAACAGGTACGGTTGGAGGATTTCTTGCGCACCGCTGCTATTTCGCCGGACGTGCGCCTTACGGAGGCACAAACGCGTCGTATTACACCACGCTACAGCAGCAGCCCGGGTGATTCACCCAAGCGAATACTGGTTCGCTTCACCTACGACCAGCAGCAGCGTCAT GGTGCACTCGAGACGACCATCGACTATCCGTTCTTTGTCACGACCAAGGGCTGGACATCGTACAGTCCGGAGCGCACCTTCAACAGCTACGGGTTGGAGTGTGCCCCAATGGAGGTGGGTGACGTGTTTATCGTGCTTGTACCGCGCCATCTATCCCACGAAAGCGTACACCAGGAGGAAACGTCCCAAACTGCCACCGAGATACCATCGGATCACTTTTCAACGCAACCGAACGTGCAAGCCGAAAACAAGCTGCAGATCGTAAACGTGCTGTCGATGCAATCGAACGCTGAGCAAAACTCACCCACTGAGGAGCCGGTGTACCACCATCAGCATCGACAGCAGCATACGAGCCAGCTACTATCGGCTGCAGATGAACAACAGCGTGAAGCAAACGATAGTCCAACGATCACAGTGGACGATCAGCCGCCCATTACGCGCGACTGGCTGGCGGCAAACTGTTCCAGCGCTTCCAAAGCATTCGGGGCTGGAAAACGCCGACCGGACGGACAACGGCGTGCTAACGCTAAACGTAAGCTGACGGACATGCAGTCGCAGGAAATGTTCCGTCCGGGCATGCCGGACGGGACCTCCAGCACCGTACGCAAACGTCGCACCAGCGCCTGCATTGAGTCTGTAGATTAA